One part of the Anaerolineales bacterium genome encodes these proteins:
- a CDS encoding LacI family DNA-binding transcriptional regulator, which produces MSTIEEIAKKAGVSRSTVSRVINNDPNVNEQTRERVLDVVNSNNYVPNRAARKLAGGRTGVIGLVIPIGVSRLFVEPFFPILIQSVTNRCNQVNRSVMFWLGEPEYERRSITQILSNDLLDGVIVSSLKDQDPIVAALHRSQIPFVLIGRYRDLPVNFVDIDNEKCAQMAVNYLLQTGRKRIATITGVADTMVSRERLDGYRTTLAKAGFTVDNNLIAEGGFVEEGGYAAMAKIFPHKPDAVFATNDAMAVGAIRFLREQGVRVPEDVGVVGFDDAPFAASYKPALTTVAQPIGELGRRAVDMLVNVIEQQPNDVTNEIFASDLIIRESA; this is translated from the coding sequence TTGAGCACGATCGAAGAAATCGCCAAAAAAGCAGGAGTATCCCGCTCGACGGTTTCCAGGGTCATCAACAATGACCCTAACGTAAATGAGCAGACGCGTGAGCGTGTGCTTGATGTGGTTAATTCCAACAACTACGTGCCCAATCGTGCAGCCCGCAAGCTGGCGGGTGGACGCACCGGCGTGATCGGTCTGGTCATCCCCATTGGCGTCTCCCGCCTGTTTGTAGAGCCTTTCTTCCCTATCCTCATCCAAAGCGTTACCAATCGTTGTAATCAAGTCAATCGTTCCGTGATGTTTTGGCTGGGGGAGCCGGAGTACGAGCGCAGGAGTATTACCCAGATTCTTAGCAATGACCTCCTTGACGGGGTCATTGTTTCGTCTCTGAAGGATCAAGACCCCATTGTGGCCGCGCTCCACCGCTCACAGATTCCCTTTGTGCTTATCGGCCGCTACCGCGACCTGCCGGTCAACTTTGTCGATATCGATAACGAGAAGTGCGCCCAGATGGCGGTCAACTACCTGCTCCAAACCGGGCGCAAGCGCATCGCTACCATCACCGGCGTGGCAGACACGATGGTGAGCCGCGAGCGTTTGGATGGCTACCGCACTACCTTGGCCAAGGCCGGCTTCACTGTGGACAACAACCTGATCGCCGAAGGCGGCTTTGTCGAAGAGGGTGGTTACGCCGCCATGGCCAAGATCTTCCCGCACAAGCCGGACGCAGTGTTTGCCACCAACGACGCCATGGCCGTCGGTGCCATCCGCTTCTTGCGTGAGCAGGGCGTGCGCGTGCCGGAGGACGTAGGCGTGGTGGGCTTCGACGATGCGCCGTTTGCCGCCAGCTATAAGCCGGCCCTCACCACCGTTGCCCAGCCCATTGGCGAGCTTGGCCGCCGGGCCGTGGACATGCTGGTGAACGTCATTGAGCAGCAGCCCAATGACGTGACCAACGAGATCTTCGCCTCAGACTTGATTATCCGGGAATCGGCTTAG
- a CDS encoding extracellular solute-binding protein yields the protein MKKHLLTLLSLLMVASFVLAACGGGAAPTAAPADTEAEDDGGVMVEPDTAQADRVQIYWYIGLGAGAQPQQIPLQREFVEKFNDSQDHIQLIMIVVDNQFARDNLTAQIAAGNAPDIVGPVGTEGRGFFPGAFLDLQPLVDQFDYDTSDIDPAFLEFYKDQGELIGLPFAIFPSAVFYNTALFDEAGLAYPPHEVGEPYVLDGAEVEWNFDTLAEVARRLTVDANGNDATSADFDSSNIVQYGFDFQWTKDSPRWFSAYFEPHYPVAADGTAELSAGQVDAIKWYYDAMWGAQPFLPTQAAMDSDLISGNSFSSGKVAMGLTHLWYTCCIDKASVPSWDVAVVPSYNGVTTAKMHGDTFAIMNTTQYPEEAFEVYSYMLGEGSADLYAIYGGLPARTSQQAAFFEGQAANFAPNVVDWDVFLRMIPYLEVPGHELVLPNIAKSHDAFLQFGSDLRSNPGLDIDARIAQFLTDLTAIYQEAQ from the coding sequence ATGAAGAAGCATTTGCTTACTTTGCTGTCGCTGCTGATGGTAGCCTCGTTCGTACTGGCAGCCTGTGGTGGCGGCGCTGCCCCCACCGCGGCCCCGGCCGACACAGAGGCTGAGGACGACGGCGGCGTGATGGTTGAGCCGGATACGGCTCAGGCTGACCGCGTTCAGATCTACTGGTACATCGGCCTGGGCGCTGGCGCCCAGCCGCAGCAGATCCCGCTGCAGCGTGAGTTTGTGGAGAAGTTCAACGACTCCCAGGATCACATCCAGCTCATCATGATCGTCGTGGACAACCAGTTCGCGCGTGACAACCTGACCGCTCAGATCGCGGCCGGTAACGCGCCCGACATCGTTGGCCCCGTCGGCACCGAAGGCCGTGGTTTCTTCCCCGGCGCCTTCCTGGACCTGCAGCCCCTGGTTGACCAGTTCGACTACGACACCAGCGACATTGACCCGGCCTTCCTGGAGTTCTACAAGGACCAGGGTGAGTTGATCGGTCTGCCTTTCGCCATCTTCCCGTCTGCGGTGTTCTACAACACTGCCCTGTTCGACGAAGCTGGCCTGGCCTATCCTCCGCACGAAGTGGGTGAACCCTACGTGCTGGATGGCGCTGAGGTGGAGTGGAACTTTGACACCCTGGCCGAAGTCGCCCGCCGCCTGACGGTGGACGCCAACGGCAACGATGCCACCAGCGCTGACTTTGACAGCAGCAACATCGTTCAGTACGGCTTTGACTTCCAGTGGACCAAGGACAGCCCGCGCTGGTTCAGCGCCTACTTTGAGCCGCACTACCCTGTGGCTGCGGATGGCACCGCCGAGCTCTCGGCTGGCCAGGTTGACGCCATCAAGTGGTACTACGATGCCATGTGGGGCGCTCAGCCCTTCCTACCCACTCAGGCCGCGATGGACAGCGACCTGATCAGCGGTAACTCCTTCAGCTCCGGCAAGGTTGCCATGGGTCTGACCCACTTGTGGTACACCTGCTGTATCGACAAGGCTTCCGTGCCCAGCTGGGACGTGGCTGTGGTTCCCTCCTACAACGGTGTGACCACCGCCAAGATGCATGGCGACACCTTCGCCATCATGAACACCACTCAGTATCCGGAAGAGGCCTTCGAGGTCTACTCCTACATGCTGGGTGAAGGTTCCGCTGACCTGTACGCCATCTATGGTGGTTTGCCGGCCCGCACCTCTCAGCAAGCTGCCTTCTTTGAAGGTCAGGCTGCCAACTTTGCCCCCAACGTAGTGGATTGGGACGTCTTCCTGCGTATGATCCCGTACCTGGAAGTGCCCGGCCACGAGTTGGTGCTGCCCAACATTGCCAAGTCGCACGACGCGTTCCTGCAGTTTGGTAGTGACCTGCGCAGCAACCCGGGCCTGGACATCGACGCTCGTATCGCTCAGTTCCTGACCGATCTGACCGCGATCTACCAGGAAGCTCAGTAA
- a CDS encoding sugar ABC transporter permease: MADTTQTMAAAPAKAKESKPRNNLMRREIRWGLLFLSPWLIGFLIFTLLPTLASLAFSFTNYNPLHPDQISFAGFSNYARLFTDPFFRQAIGVTLRFVAISVPFGIIIPLGLALLVNSEHLLGKNIYRALFFMPSMIPVVVNVMVWRGIMSTETGWLNRMLGVFGIQGPSWFQDENWVLPALTLMGVWGVGNAMIIMLAGLQNVPTELYDAAKVDGATGMQRFRHVTLPIISPIIFYQLVLALIGSFQYFTQAYIVSNGRGDPNGSTMFYNLYLYRTAFNFLDMGYGATLAWVMFVVVLLITIFLFRTQQRWVYYAGGE; encoded by the coding sequence ATGGCAGATACAACCCAAACGATGGCCGCTGCCCCGGCCAAGGCAAAAGAGAGCAAGCCGCGCAACAATTTGATGCGAAGGGAAATTCGCTGGGGTTTGCTGTTTCTTAGTCCCTGGCTGATCGGCTTCCTGATCTTCACCTTGCTGCCAACCCTGGCCTCATTGGCTTTTTCGTTCACCAACTACAACCCCTTGCATCCAGACCAGATCAGCTTTGCGGGTTTTTCCAACTATGCCCGTCTGTTCACAGACCCCTTTTTCCGTCAGGCCATTGGCGTGACGCTCCGTTTTGTTGCTATTTCAGTTCCTTTTGGCATCATTATTCCTTTGGGCCTGGCGCTGCTCGTCAATTCTGAGCACCTGCTGGGCAAGAATATTTATCGAGCTTTGTTCTTTATGCCTTCAATGATCCCTGTGGTGGTCAATGTGATGGTATGGCGCGGCATCATGAGCACTGAGACGGGCTGGCTCAACCGCATGCTAGGCGTCTTCGGCATTCAAGGCCCCAGCTGGTTCCAGGATGAGAACTGGGTGCTACCCGCCCTGACCCTGATGGGCGTCTGGGGTGTCGGCAACGCCATGATCATTATGTTGGCCGGCCTGCAAAACGTGCCCACCGAGCTCTATGACGCCGCCAAGGTGGATGGCGCCACCGGCATGCAGCGCTTTCGCCATGTGACCCTGCCCATCATTTCCCCCATCATCTTCTATCAATTGGTGCTCGCCCTCATCGGCTCCTTCCAATATTTCACCCAGGCCTATATTGTCAGCAATGGCCGTGGCGATCCAAACGGCTCCACCATGTTCTACAACCTGTATCTCTACCGCACAGCGTTCAACTTCCTGGATATGGGTTATGGCGCTACCTTGGCCTGGGTCATGTTTGTGGTCGTGCTGCTCATCACCATCTTCCTATTCCGCACGCAGCAACGCTGGGTGTACTACGCAGGAGGCGAATAA
- a CDS encoding carbohydrate ABC transporter permease: MAGQSLSVPSKPRFQFKPRFRKLLPYLGISTLGLVILLLFLAPLGYMSLTAFKTIVQVRDTHSQGLPASPINFTYQGAEYPLLMVPTEDGVRELALVKPGREESDYVDPQNPEAGTFTVVGRWRTFDPVYAFDPTLDNFPTSWEQVNLGRLFRNTIFIATLGTIGTLLSSILVAYGFARFRVPGIGILFLILISTIILPRQVTLIPTYIFFRTIGWGGTWLPLIVPHFFANAYNVFLLRQYFRSIPRDLDEAATLDGATPWQVLWHVILPQSIPALIAVGLFHFFFAWNDFFEPLVYLQGREDLYTISIGMTQFNNIFNTQPGLAMAASMMAIALPLVMFFLAQRVFVQGIVVTGVEK; the protein is encoded by the coding sequence ATGGCCGGCCAGTCCCTTAGCGTGCCCTCAAAGCCGCGTTTTCAGTTCAAACCGCGCTTCCGTAAACTGTTGCCTTACCTCGGCATCTCTACCCTTGGCTTGGTGATCCTGCTGTTGTTCCTTGCCCCTCTGGGTTACATGTCGCTGACCGCGTTCAAGACCATCGTGCAGGTGCGTGATACGCATTCGCAAGGCTTACCAGCCAGCCCGATTAACTTTACCTACCAGGGGGCCGAATACCCGCTGCTAATGGTCCCTACGGAAGATGGCGTGCGCGAGCTGGCGCTGGTAAAGCCCGGCCGCGAAGAGAGCGACTATGTAGACCCCCAAAATCCCGAAGCCGGCACCTTCACGGTGGTGGGTCGCTGGCGCACCTTTGACCCGGTTTACGCCTTCGATCCCACATTGGATAACTTTCCAACCTCATGGGAGCAGGTGAATCTTGGGCGGCTGTTCCGCAACACCATTTTCATCGCAACCCTGGGAACCATAGGCACTTTGCTTTCTTCCATCCTGGTGGCGTATGGCTTCGCACGCTTCAGGGTCCCGGGCATCGGTATTCTCTTCTTAATTCTGATCTCCACCATCATCCTGCCGCGCCAGGTCACGCTCATTCCCACCTATATCTTCTTTCGCACCATCGGGTGGGGGGGCACCTGGCTTCCGCTCATCGTGCCGCACTTCTTTGCCAACGCCTACAACGTGTTCCTGCTGCGCCAGTATTTCCGCTCCATCCCGCGTGATCTGGATGAAGCCGCCACGCTGGACGGCGCAACCCCCTGGCAGGTGCTTTGGCACGTGATCCTGCCGCAGTCCATCCCGGCTCTGATCGCGGTTGGCTTGTTCCACTTCTTCTTCGCCTGGAACGACTTCTTTGAACCGCTGGTCTACCTGCAAGGCCGTGAGGATCTGTACACGATCTCCATTGGTATGACCCAGTTCAACAACATCTTCAACACCCAGCCGGGCCTCGCCATGGCTGCTTCCATGATGGCCATCGCGCTGCCGCTGGTGATGTTCTTCCTCGCCCAGCGCGTCTTCGTGCAGGGCATCGTCGTCACTGGTGTAGAGAAATGA
- a CDS encoding cellulase family glycosylhydrolase, with protein MTQTPQPFVLGANYWPRRKAMYWWSQFDAGEVREDFALLHDLGMSVARIFLLWDDFQPQPDRVSPEALAHLETVCNLAVDAGIQLDVTFFTGHMSGPNWSPRWLLGGPLPHHKWIRQVVSEGRVQSSGYRNFFNDPVALEAERLLLRTVVERFKQHDAIWMWNLGNEPDLFAWPASNAEGRAWTREMTQLIKDIDPVHPVTLGLHGGSLHERNGLMISDVYAETDVAVMHSYPMYVDWSRYPLDPDFVPYTCALTAALSGKPVLMEEFGGCTAAPGQASYDWEWDALGQHYKRFMASEEDLAEYFRQVLPKLQQIGTTGAITWCFADYVEELWDKPPCDSSRHERFFGLVRPDGSLKPHAEAIRQFATTKPTVQPIPEWARLAVDAAEFNPDPNKHVRALYPGYLKALQDAS; from the coding sequence ATGACGCAGACACCCCAACCCTTTGTTCTTGGCGCCAATTACTGGCCGCGTCGCAAGGCTATGTACTGGTGGAGCCAGTTTGACGCTGGCGAAGTGCGCGAGGATTTTGCCTTGCTGCACGATCTAGGCATGAGCGTGGCGCGCATCTTTCTGCTATGGGATGACTTCCAGCCGCAGCCTGACCGCGTCTCGCCTGAGGCCTTGGCTCATCTGGAAACCGTCTGCAACCTCGCTGTTGATGCAGGCATTCAGCTGGATGTCACCTTCTTCACCGGCCACATGAGTGGCCCCAACTGGTCGCCGCGTTGGCTGCTCGGCGGCCCCTTGCCGCACCACAAGTGGATTCGCCAGGTCGTCAGCGAAGGCCGCGTGCAGAGCAGCGGCTATCGCAACTTCTTCAATGACCCCGTCGCCCTTGAAGCCGAGCGTTTGCTGCTGCGCACGGTGGTCGAGCGCTTCAAGCAGCACGACGCCATCTGGATGTGGAACCTCGGCAACGAGCCTGACCTCTTCGCCTGGCCCGCCTCCAATGCTGAGGGCCGCGCCTGGACGCGTGAGATGACCCAGCTCATCAAGGATATTGACCCCGTGCACCCCGTCACCCTTGGCCTGCACGGCGGCAGCCTGCATGAGCGCAATGGGCTGATGATCAGTGATGTCTACGCCGAAACCGATGTGGCCGTCATGCATTCCTACCCCATGTATGTGGATTGGTCTCGCTACCCGCTTGACCCTGATTTTGTCCCATATACCTGCGCCCTCACTGCCGCGCTGAGCGGCAAACCCGTCTTGATGGAAGAGTTCGGCGGGTGCACTGCAGCCCCCGGCCAGGCCTCATACGATTGGGAATGGGACGCGCTGGGCCAGCACTACAAGCGCTTCATGGCCTCCGAAGAAGATTTGGCCGAATATTTTCGCCAGGTCCTTCCCAAGCTTCAGCAGATCGGCACCACCGGCGCCATCACATGGTGCTTTGCTGACTATGTAGAAGAGCTATGGGATAAACCTCCCTGTGACTCCAGCCGCCATGAACGTTTCTTCGGCCTCGTGCGGCCCGATGGTAGCCTCAAACCGCACGCTGAGGCCATTCGCCAGTTCGCAACCACGAAGCCCACTGTCCAGCCCATCCCCGAATGGGCCAGGCTGGCCGTTGACGCCGCTGAATTCAATCCCGACCCCAATAAACATGTCCGCGCTTTGTATCCGGGCTATCTCAAAGCGCTGCAAGACGCAAGTTAG
- a CDS encoding glycoside hydrolase family 3 C-terminal domain-containing protein gives MQSAQNVSTAVDMTRVEALLSQMTLAEKIGQLTLVEKNSITLDDVETYFIGGLLSGGGGYPNPNTAENWADMVNDFQKRALNTRLAIPMIYGVDAVHGHNNVFGATIFPHNIGLGATRNPDLVRRIARATAVEMAATGIYWNYAPALSVPQDLRWGRAFEGFSERPELVTEMAIAYLQGLQNPAGVPDLAAPTAVLGTPKHFVGDGGTAYGSSTTFIMVQYLLDQGVTDVDEALLRSVHLAPYFDALAAGARCVMASFSSWGGMKMHANRYLLTDVLKGEMGFEGFIVTDWEAINQITPDYYQAVVIAFNAGIDMNMVPFDYKRFIHCLTQAVNNGDVSMERVDDAVRRILKVKLELGLFDRPYADKSLLPHVGSHEHRELAREAVAQSAVLLKNEGGLLPLAKDTRLIFLAGEGNDIGLQSGGWTIEWQGKPGPSTTGTTVLDAFLDSDSTDSLVVFDRFGNFDDQVTADGKPLQADVAVLMLAEQPYAEGRGDRESLLLSDADRELIARVRARARKLVIVLFSGRPLIITEEIKLADAFVASFWPGTEAAGITDVLFGDKPFTGKLSFTWPRSMDQIPLKDAKGEPLFPFGFGLTT, from the coding sequence ATGCAATCTGCACAGAACGTAAGCACCGCCGTTGACATGACCCGCGTAGAGGCCTTGCTTAGCCAGATGACCCTGGCCGAGAAGATAGGCCAACTCACCCTGGTTGAGAAGAACAGCATCACCCTCGATGACGTAGAGACTTACTTCATCGGCGGTCTGCTCAGTGGTGGCGGTGGTTACCCCAACCCCAACACGGCCGAAAATTGGGCTGACATGGTCAATGACTTCCAGAAGCGCGCCCTTAATACGCGCCTGGCCATCCCCATGATCTACGGTGTGGATGCTGTGCACGGGCACAACAACGTATTCGGTGCCACCATCTTCCCGCACAACATCGGCCTGGGCGCCACGCGCAATCCTGATCTGGTGCGCCGGATCGCGCGTGCCACCGCGGTGGAGATGGCCGCCACCGGCATCTACTGGAACTATGCGCCGGCCCTCTCCGTGCCGCAAGACCTGCGCTGGGGCCGCGCCTTCGAAGGCTTCAGCGAACGCCCCGAGCTGGTGACCGAGATGGCCATTGCCTACCTGCAGGGCCTGCAAAACCCAGCTGGCGTGCCAGACCTGGCTGCGCCCACCGCCGTGCTCGGCACCCCCAAGCACTTTGTGGGCGATGGCGGCACCGCCTACGGCTCCTCCACTACCTTCATTATGGTGCAGTACCTGCTTGATCAGGGCGTCACCGATGTTGATGAGGCGCTGTTGCGTTCGGTGCATCTGGCGCCCTATTTTGATGCCTTGGCAGCCGGCGCTCGCTGCGTCATGGCTTCGTTCTCCAGTTGGGGCGGCATGAAGATGCACGCCAACCGCTACCTGCTCACCGATGTGCTCAAGGGCGAAATGGGATTTGAAGGCTTCATCGTCACCGATTGGGAAGCCATCAATCAGATTACGCCAGACTACTATCAGGCCGTTGTCATTGCCTTCAACGCCGGCATTGATATGAACATGGTGCCCTTTGATTACAAGAGGTTCATACACTGCTTGACCCAGGCCGTGAACAACGGCGATGTAAGCATGGAGCGCGTTGATGACGCCGTGCGCCGCATCCTCAAGGTCAAGCTTGAGCTCGGTTTGTTTGATCGCCCGTATGCTGACAAATCCCTGCTGCCGCACGTCGGCAGCCACGAGCACCGCGAGCTGGCCCGGGAAGCCGTGGCGCAGTCCGCCGTGCTGCTCAAGAACGAGGGTGGCCTGCTGCCGCTCGCCAAGGACACCCGCCTGATCTTCCTCGCTGGCGAGGGTAACGATATCGGCTTGCAATCCGGCGGCTGGACCATCGAATGGCAAGGCAAGCCTGGCCCCAGCACCACCGGCACCACGGTTCTGGATGCCTTCCTTGACAGCGATTCCACGGACAGCCTGGTGGTCTTTGACCGCTTCGGCAACTTTGATGACCAGGTCACCGCAGATGGCAAACCGCTGCAGGCAGACGTGGCCGTGCTGATGCTGGCCGAGCAGCCCTACGCCGAAGGCCGCGGTGACCGCGAGTCGCTCTTGCTCTCAGACGCCGACCGCGAGCTGATCGCCCGCGTGCGGGCGCGCGCCAGGAAGTTGGTCATCGTCCTGTTCTCCGGCCGCCCGCTCATCATCACGGAGGAGATCAAGCTCGCCGATGCCTTTGTCGCTTCCTTCTGGCCTGGCACCGAAGCGGCCGGCATCACCGATGTGCTTTTTGGCGATAAGCCGTTCACCGGCAAGCTCTCCTTCACCTGGCCGCGCAGCATGGACCAGATTCCCCTGAAGGATGCCAAAGGCGAGCCGCTCTTCCCGTTCGGCTTCGGCCTCACGACCTAG
- a CDS encoding SET domain-containing protein, whose product MTKTEDYSLPYPNSWLSPKLEIRQEKTVEGRGMFAVQPISKGETVTIWGGDVVPTAVFKTLGEHQKRQSAQVADGFYLVSSKPGPGDYINHSCDGNAGIRGQILIVAMRDIAAGEEVCIDYAMCDSTPDEDFECACGAANCRGTITSEDWRLPELRQRYAGYFSTYLQDKIDALA is encoded by the coding sequence ATGACAAAAACAGAAGATTACAGCCTGCCTTACCCTAATTCGTGGCTTTCCCCCAAACTGGAGATTCGCCAGGAGAAAACAGTGGAAGGTCGCGGCATGTTCGCAGTGCAGCCCATCAGCAAGGGTGAAACTGTCACCATCTGGGGTGGGGATGTGGTGCCTACCGCCGTGTTCAAGACGCTGGGCGAGCACCAGAAACGCCAGAGCGCCCAGGTGGCCGATGGCTTCTACCTCGTCTCCAGCAAGCCCGGCCCTGGCGATTACATCAATCACAGTTGCGATGGCAATGCGGGTATCCGCGGCCAGATCCTCATCGTCGCCATGCGCGACATTGCCGCGGGCGAGGAAGTCTGTATAGACTATGCCATGTGCGACAGCACGCCCGACGAAGACTTTGAGTGCGCCTGCGGCGCGGCCAACTGCCGCGGCACCATCACCAGCGAAGACTGGCGCCTGCCGGAGCTGCGCCAGCGCTACGCCGGCTACTTCTCCACCTACCTGCAGGACAAGATCGATGCGCTTGCCTAA
- a CDS encoding multidrug efflux SMR transporter produces the protein MSWVILFVAGLMEVFWALMLKQSDGFTKPAYTAAFVVGLVISMALLSQALKTLPVGTAYAVWTGIGAAGTAIFGMLWLDEPRDAIKLVSLVLLIAGIFGLRLSAE, from the coding sequence ATGAGCTGGGTCATTCTCTTCGTTGCTGGCTTGATGGAAGTGTTCTGGGCGCTGATGCTCAAGCAGTCAGACGGCTTCACCAAGCCGGCCTACACCGCCGCCTTTGTGGTTGGCCTGGTCATCAGCATGGCCCTGCTCTCACAGGCGCTCAAGACCCTGCCTGTCGGCACGGCTTACGCCGTGTGGACAGGCATCGGCGCCGCGGGCACCGCTATCTTTGGCATGCTGTGGCTCGATGAACCGCGTGATGCCATCAAGCTTGTCTCGCTGGTCCTGCTGATCGCCGGCATCTTCGGCCTGCGTTTATCCGCAGAATAA
- the mscL gene encoding large conductance mechanosensitive channel protein MscL yields the protein MMLKEFKEFATRGNAVDLAVGLILGTAFTGIVNTLVKGVLMPPLGLLLGGADFKDLYVLLKPGDPAGPYASLEAAQTAGAVTLNYGEFANALIHFLIVAIALFFLVRGLNRLYSMGRPAAAPAKARDKAAKKK from the coding sequence ATGATGCTCAAAGAATTCAAGGAATTTGCTACTCGTGGTAATGCCGTTGATCTTGCCGTGGGCCTGATCCTCGGCACGGCCTTCACCGGTATCGTCAACACGCTGGTCAAAGGCGTGCTCATGCCGCCTCTCGGCCTGCTGCTCGGCGGTGCTGACTTCAAAGACCTGTACGTGCTCCTCAAACCCGGTGACCCTGCCGGCCCGTACGCCTCGCTCGAAGCCGCCCAGACCGCCGGCGCCGTCACCCTCAACTATGGCGAATTCGCCAATGCGCTCATCCACTTCCTGATCGTGGCCATCGCCCTGTTCTTCCTGGTGCGCGGCCTCAACCGCCTCTACAGCATGGGGCGCCCCGCCGCCGCGCCGGCCAAAGCCAGGGACAAAGCTGCCAAAAAGAAATAG
- a CDS encoding pilus assembly protein, protein MLQALRSRFNRSRLRSGQGMVEFALAIPVLLLIMVGIFEAGRALYVYQSISSASREAARLGSGASDVSGTPPYINCTAIRNRAVQLGRPGNVTSANVLISYDRGPGTSSLGNCPVSASTIALGDRIIVQVTGTFTPGAPMPIFRFPTMTFTTISRRTIVKEVDLSSWIPMLASLEISFAESE, encoded by the coding sequence ATGCTGCAAGCATTACGCTCCCGCTTCAATCGCTCCCGACTGCGCTCAGGGCAGGGCATGGTCGAATTTGCATTGGCCATCCCGGTTCTGCTGCTCATTATGGTCGGCATCTTTGAGGCCGGGCGCGCGCTGTACGTCTACCAGTCCATCAGTAGCGCCAGCCGTGAGGCGGCTCGTCTCGGCTCCGGGGCCAGTGATGTCAGCGGCACGCCGCCATACATTAACTGCACCGCCATCCGTAACCGCGCCGTGCAGCTAGGGCGTCCGGGCAATGTCACTTCCGCCAATGTGCTCATCAGCTATGACCGTGGGCCGGGCACCTCCTCTCTGGGCAACTGCCCGGTCAGTGCCTCCACCATCGCATTGGGAGACCGTATTATCGTGCAAGTGACCGGCACATTCACCCCCGGTGCACCCATGCCCATATTCCGCTTCCCCACCATGACCTTTACCACCATCTCGCGCCGCACCATCGTCAAAGAAGTGGATTTGAGCAGCTGGATCCCTATGCTGGCCTCGCTTGAGATCAGCTTCGCGGAGTCTGAGTAG
- a CDS encoding pilus assembly protein yields MRAPGSRRERGQSLTELAISFVALLLVLSVGVDSGRAYFSLISLREAAEEGAIFGSFRPTNASDIIARVRSSSSTPVNLADTTNVTVAVNVCGATGACPITPAPAACAGRRLRVQVTHQFRLTMPFVGAIIGTQTIPITVSSTSTILRPPCP; encoded by the coding sequence ATGCGCGCCCCCGGCAGCCGCCGTGAGCGCGGCCAAAGCCTCACCGAGCTGGCCATCTCCTTTGTAGCCTTGCTGTTGGTCCTCTCGGTCGGCGTGGATTCCGGGCGGGCCTACTTTTCGCTCATCTCCCTGCGTGAAGCTGCCGAAGAAGGCGCGATCTTCGGCTCCTTCCGGCCCACCAACGCCTCAGACATTATTGCCCGCGTGCGCAGCAGCTCCAGCACCCCGGTCAACCTGGCGGACACCACCAACGTCACTGTCGCCGTCAACGTCTGCGGCGCCACCGGAGCCTGCCCCATCACTCCGGCGCCCGCCGCATGCGCCGGCCGTCGCCTTAGAGTTCAGGTTACCCATCAGTTCCGTCTCACCATGCCCTTCGTGGGCGCCATTATTGGCACGCAAACCATTCCCATCACGGTTTCCTCCACCAGCACCATTCTGCGTCCCCCTTGTCCATAA